The proteins below are encoded in one region of Arenibacter algicola:
- a CDS encoding T9SS type B sorting domain-containing protein has translation MRTTQFINRRVEIFLILLIGNLFLSHAQVAVPFAPRLNGGNIDLRGDIILVGNNILNRASQVDPSLANTPYNGTENNNSLWMEYIDIDGDSSTFSSSSAELSVPDPSCSQIRYAGLYWAATYPNERSTDGSAQFTGTQRIEDWFNIKFKVPGGSYIDLTADTAPDLIGEEDDIIFDGYDYSNINNSFKDSPYICYKNITDLVRANPNPNGEYTIANIRATKGVRNGSSSAGWVMVVIYENPSQTGKFISLFDGYAGLSGSIGSVDVNVNGFKTLPSGFPVNARLAVGALEGDRSITNDRFALKANMTASYTNLSTTNLNPANNFFNSTISDNDTQVSTRTPFGTNTLGLDLDIFDLNNPSNSILPNDETGATMRFTSTGDGYGAFLAAFLVEQIEPEIVLEKRVEDIGGNDITGLGVNLGQTLDYVLTFQNIGNDDTVNYTIRDVLPINVTLDETNLVLPVGVTYSFDESTRTIIFNIPDGLVQENDPEYSIRMRVKVAENCYDFVDACSDQIQNLAFSTYSGAINNNIITDDPSVHDFNTCGFVVPGATNFLLDDLNDCTFTSTVKLCGEQLILNVGDGFDDYVWYRDDNGNNQIDATDSILDDGDPDNDASTLIVDRIGTYLVDKIVADPCKGFVETINVELYGATQTNPIVDYFNNLNGDTDPTNNISGEIVSCSIDGSPLPKIFLCGSNDTQLLQVAISDAMSISWEQLVEGSCSDSGDNCANKNATCTWNPIASGSSYTANTAGKFRLVVNYQNGCFSRFYFNVFQNDLDIQYNKKDIICASPGNITITNLGNGYGYQLVNAANGNIIIPFSANNGPSFNFVTGQNGGYRVEVVQLDNAGMPIPGACIFSTPDIGILERNATYAVSTTPVTCSGLGSVNIQIIGAPPNYEFEIRLDDGSNGGQGTLVDSETSQQDNNFTFENLNPGNYIAIARTADGCSHTEQIAIENFNNLYLEARVSQHITCKEGNILMSSGGGKTPHTYAIWSYVNEDGDTVISYPSVGDIPASAYQTSQIFDIYDPGEYTFIVVDRFNCPSISNTVAIEFRPAAEYNATSVIDVLCYGESSGTIRFNLVNSNGYQLTYYLFDAATFDEENYDYNNALSTNTSGNFPGLAAGDYAIVINQRKGSASCDYFEYHTISQPANSLGGNAVLIQGYTCLQDGIIEAQNVTGGTAPYEYSIDGVNFFSGPGAERFTGLTEGTYTITIRDAVSCVMMTDPIILDPLDPPTDLIFTSTQPVCPNLVSDVTVTVVDGNAPFIYEIIAPASDVVNNGNNATFTGLSPKTYTFQVTDDKGCTIQESYTIAPVVPIGVNGQLINNVSCFGLSDGAITFNVGNFNSSYDYVVTGPLTFSDTGATANTIPLTGLAEGTYSITITDSDTNCSAITSVTVNAPPSSLLITSLDVSEISCTSTGAVTITASGGWGGYEYELMDPSGSTTGPQGNNTFSGLNDTSGNYTVTVRDAGGCEVAQNFAFAPVPPPVLELIANNLCYDSTVGLSLTANVISGGTAPFQYRLNGGAYQSGNNFTGLGPGSYTVEVIDSKSCTDTASLEIFPTLSATSNLIKGLDCSVSPDAEIEITIADGSPNYTYEVYLDGTLEQTSTTVPGIPFSYAAPTAGTYTFNITDASGCTVSTTTTVDPYLLPSFSLIQTTEILCNGENGGTIQVNIDGTTGLPPYTISVVNITTGTVYGQQTSGLPAGEYEVTVTDSKSCSDTETIIIDEPDPITYDIVVTPITCDLSNGMDPGSISVTNISGGTEEYTYYLTGNNGHTDSYTTTLGGEDHTFTILEFGIYEIDVVDANGCSVRTTNIIASPPDDLDINVSTATVDCNLGGTAIITVNSVLGSGNYEFAVLETYTAPYVDDPINDYQSADTPGGDTATFTGLLPGITYSFVVHDLTSNCYYFETADLPIDTPSNLTTNLDAINNVTCTGNADGNVSFTIDDYAPDATNVNYEVFNFQSNSTTGIMGSVVVNPPSVGTGVSVTDVGPLAPGTYYVLFEEVGGSYDGCSVGSEIFTISESTNPLQVTASLIKNDNCNLNAGQVAAIGQFGTAPYEYQITLSTDTPPTVATWTGSSTNVFNVEGGNYIVYIKDANNCIQQDTVVVPSDPSPEISLAVNNQCLGSEGNYAIDITLTTAGVAPYTVRVNGSAPRVVTGLNAVGSMITIPGLNSGSHIIEIVDGNGCSDIQGIVIAPELQVSAMVMVQPGCSADDGVIEFTVNGGSGSYTAELLASDLSPSGITPIGNQFTGVPFGDYVVRVTDNTLGTPNCYIELPISLEEPTPITLLATAWTDVSCFGGMDGSITVNLERSSVGVNDNPPYLYEITNGISSFSQSSGVFTGLAAGVWDITVTSNRNCIALDQVTIGEPIALEANITNVVPFACDMNSATQAAVIEVTITSGTGTPNYFYSVNGGNFLPTLGTVFTYEALNAGNYDIVIRDANGCLFALPTQTVEPLNTFTASISQISAISCAGPEEIVITVADDGNPANSYSFELLPLGNPNGILTGTPTNTSASYNLNAVGNYTFRITDLTTGCYIDTAPYDIAPYDLMDILATATSPVTCLGDGNGTMDFQITGYSGAIDYEVFTQNGVSVQTGLGNSASTPLTINGLSGGNYFIRVTQTEFPYCSDDSNVIAISSPNMPLTAIVDPVAEAECTDNMGEILVGPSGGYAPYDIVLTNATTGQVYNADDVGAMLFTELSAGNFIVQVTDNFGCIYLDAEVLSPAVPIIANAIPLTTMLSCYNDNNATVTAIVTSGGSGNYEYRLNYYDDAGSLLDFTSGEQTSNTFTGLGAGIYSITVTDGWNCDVETNQVTITQPPMVFASLVRTDPLTCATGAEFELTAIGGSGTYEYSSDNITFLPMTSNPMGIPDLGVLGAGTYQYYVRDAINGCGAIVSNAVTENPIEPLTLTVNRTSAYINCTGEGTAVIYAGATGGLGNYQYELYLNSIEPANRLVGPQGAGVFKDLVAGTYWVNVTSEDCTTAPEQVVIEEPLPLSYTDQVVDVNCFGEENGSITVNLAGGAGGYIYSISPNLDKFDSINTFTDLAPGDYAVIAQDQNGCFEYLEYTITEPAVIEVSATTAPETCIGNADGTISLSISGGTAPYRTAINSNADSDYILGRTDFSDLSAGDYLIFIKDAQDCETFIVATIEPGVNLSATVEPIYECIGNTPNNYVNIILEDQSVLAEVMYGLDTTDPEEMQMDPNFRNIATGDHYIAIAHANGCIETVGFYIENYEPLTLSLEQSNVNEITAVAQGGRLEYTFYLNGIDMGGNSTYRIRRTGTYEVRVVDENGCEAIADIFMEFVDIKMPNFYTPNGDGMNDFWKPGNAEYFPDLTVKIYDRYGRVVARLSNIDGWDGTYEGKELPTGDYWYVVQFNEEDYKREFFGHFTLYR, from the coding sequence ATGAGAACCACCCAATTTATAAACAGGCGAGTTGAAATATTCCTTATCCTACTTATTGGAAACCTTTTCTTATCTCATGCGCAAGTGGCTGTTCCTTTTGCTCCTCGGCTTAATGGCGGCAATATAGATTTACGGGGAGATATCATACTGGTCGGGAACAACATCTTGAACAGGGCCTCCCAAGTGGACCCTTCTCTGGCGAATACCCCATACAATGGTACCGAAAACAACAACAGTCTTTGGATGGAGTATATCGATATCGATGGTGATTCCTCCACTTTTAGTTCCAGTAGTGCGGAGCTAAGTGTTCCTGATCCATCCTGTTCCCAAATTCGCTATGCGGGACTTTATTGGGCGGCAACATATCCAAATGAAAGAAGTACCGATGGCTCTGCGCAATTTACCGGTACCCAAAGAATTGAGGATTGGTTCAATATTAAATTTAAGGTTCCTGGAGGTAGCTATATCGACCTAACTGCGGATACTGCTCCAGACCTAATTGGAGAAGAGGATGATATAATTTTCGATGGTTATGATTACAGCAATATCAATAACTCTTTCAAGGATTCTCCCTACATATGTTATAAAAACATAACAGATCTGGTACGGGCCAATCCGAACCCAAATGGTGAATATACCATAGCCAATATCCGCGCTACAAAGGGGGTTAGGAACGGCTCCAGTTCGGCAGGATGGGTGATGGTCGTCATTTATGAAAATCCTTCACAAACAGGGAAATTTATTTCATTGTTTGACGGCTATGCAGGTTTGTCCGGAAGTATTGGGTCCGTTGATGTAAACGTAAACGGATTTAAGACCCTACCTTCCGGTTTTCCCGTAAATGCAAGATTGGCCGTAGGGGCTTTGGAAGGAGATAGGAGCATAACCAACGATAGGTTCGCTTTGAAGGCGAACATGACTGCATCATATACAAACCTGTCCACCACCAATCTGAACCCGGCCAACAACTTTTTTAATTCTACGATATCGGACAATGACACCCAAGTATCTACCCGGACACCTTTTGGAACCAATACCCTGGGATTGGATCTGGATATCTTTGATCTGAACAATCCAAGCAATTCAATACTGCCCAACGATGAAACTGGAGCGACTATGCGGTTTACATCTACAGGCGATGGTTATGGTGCATTCCTTGCCGCTTTTTTGGTTGAACAGATCGAACCGGAAATTGTTCTGGAAAAAAGGGTGGAGGATATCGGGGGTAATGATATTACAGGCTTGGGAGTGAATCTGGGCCAGACCCTTGATTATGTCCTTACATTTCAGAATATAGGTAATGATGATACGGTGAATTATACGATACGCGATGTATTGCCTATAAACGTGACATTGGACGAGACCAATTTGGTTCTGCCGGTTGGGGTTACCTATTCTTTCGATGAATCGACCAGAACGATTATATTCAACATTCCAGATGGCCTTGTTCAAGAAAATGATCCGGAATACAGTATTCGTATGCGGGTAAAGGTAGCCGAAAACTGCTATGACTTTGTAGATGCCTGTTCCGATCAAATTCAGAATTTGGCCTTTTCCACCTATTCCGGTGCTATCAACAACAACATAATTACCGATGACCCCAGTGTCCATGACTTTAACACTTGTGGGTTTGTAGTGCCCGGGGCGACAAACTTCCTATTGGACGACCTGAATGACTGTACCTTCACCAGCACAGTCAAACTTTGTGGTGAACAATTAATTTTGAATGTTGGTGATGGATTTGACGATTATGTATGGTATAGGGATGATAATGGCAATAATCAAATCGATGCAACAGATTCTATATTGGACGATGGAGACCCGGATAACGATGCCAGCACTTTGATCGTAGACAGGATAGGAACATATCTAGTGGATAAAATAGTCGCAGATCCCTGTAAAGGCTTTGTTGAAACTATAAATGTGGAACTTTATGGAGCTACCCAGACCAATCCAATAGTTGATTATTTCAACAACTTAAATGGCGATACCGATCCCACCAATAATATTTCAGGTGAAATAGTGAGTTGTTCCATTGATGGTAGCCCATTGCCCAAGATTTTCTTATGTGGGTCAAACGATACACAATTGCTCCAAGTTGCCATTAGCGATGCTATGAGTATTTCTTGGGAGCAGTTGGTAGAAGGGAGTTGTTCGGATTCCGGGGATAATTGTGCTAACAAGAATGCCACATGTACATGGAATCCAATAGCCTCTGGTTCCAGTTATACGGCCAATACTGCAGGAAAGTTCCGTTTGGTGGTCAATTATCAAAATGGTTGTTTCAGCCGTTTCTATTTTAATGTGTTCCAAAACGATCTTGACATACAATACAACAAAAAGGATATTATCTGCGCAAGCCCCGGTAACATAACTATCACGAACTTAGGGAATGGTTATGGTTATCAACTGGTCAATGCAGCAAATGGTAATATCATAATACCTTTTAGTGCGAACAACGGTCCGAGTTTTAATTTCGTCACGGGACAAAATGGTGGTTACCGTGTAGAAGTTGTACAATTGGACAATGCAGGGATGCCTATCCCTGGGGCCTGTATCTTTAGTACACCGGACATAGGTATTCTGGAAAGGAACGCAACCTATGCTGTAAGCACAACCCCGGTAACTTGTTCCGGCCTTGGATCGGTCAACATACAGATTATCGGGGCCCCGCCCAATTATGAATTTGAGATCAGGTTGGATGATGGCTCCAATGGAGGCCAGGGAACGCTTGTGGATAGCGAAACGTCGCAACAGGACAATAATTTTACTTTTGAAAATCTAAACCCAGGAAATTATATAGCGATAGCCAGAACGGCCGATGGTTGTTCACATACGGAACAAATAGCAATAGAAAACTTCAATAACCTATATTTAGAAGCAAGGGTTTCGCAGCACATTACCTGCAAAGAGGGTAATATCCTCATGAGCTCTGGCGGAGGAAAAACGCCACATACCTATGCTATTTGGTCCTATGTCAATGAAGATGGGGATACTGTAATTTCTTATCCTTCGGTCGGTGATATTCCGGCCTCGGCATACCAGACAAGCCAGATCTTTGACATCTATGATCCAGGGGAGTATACGTTTATAGTAGTCGACAGGTTCAATTGCCCGTCCATTTCCAATACGGTAGCCATTGAGTTTAGGCCTGCTGCAGAATACAATGCCACTTCCGTAATCGATGTACTGTGTTACGGGGAATCCAGTGGAACAATAAGATTCAACCTCGTCAACAGCAATGGGTATCAACTAACTTATTATCTTTTTGACGCAGCCACATTTGACGAAGAAAATTATGATTATAATAATGCCCTGTCTACCAATACCTCGGGTAATTTCCCTGGCTTAGCGGCAGGCGACTATGCCATTGTCATAAACCAACGGAAAGGAAGTGCTTCCTGTGATTATTTTGAGTATCATACCATTTCGCAGCCGGCCAATTCCCTTGGCGGTAATGCCGTATTGATTCAGGGTTATACCTGTTTGCAGGACGGAATAATTGAGGCGCAAAACGTAACGGGCGGAACCGCGCCATATGAATACAGTATAGATGGAGTGAACTTTTTCTCCGGTCCGGGTGCCGAAAGATTTACTGGGCTCACCGAGGGTACCTATACCATAACGATCAGGGACGCGGTCAGTTGTGTCATGATGACCGATCCAATAATACTCGACCCTTTAGATCCACCTACTGATCTTATATTTACTTCCACGCAGCCAGTGTGCCCTAATTTGGTCTCGGATGTCACTGTTACCGTTGTTGATGGCAATGCCCCTTTTATCTATGAAATTATAGCACCCGCTTCGGATGTGGTGAATAATGGTAACAATGCTACCTTCACGGGCCTATCCCCAAAAACATATACCTTTCAGGTTACGGATGATAAGGGTTGCACAATTCAAGAAAGCTATACGATAGCTCCCGTAGTGCCAATTGGGGTGAACGGTCAATTGATCAATAATGTCAGCTGTTTTGGCCTATCTGATGGCGCCATTACTTTTAATGTGGGCAATTTTAATTCTTCTTATGACTATGTGGTAACCGGACCTTTAACATTTTCGGATACAGGGGCAACTGCCAATACCATTCCGCTGACCGGCCTGGCCGAAGGGACCTATAGCATAACAATAACCGATAGTGATACGAACTGTTCGGCAATTACAAGCGTTACCGTGAATGCTCCACCGTCCTCGCTTCTAATTACAAGTCTGGACGTGTCAGAGATCTCATGTACTTCCACTGGAGCGGTCACTATAACTGCCAGCGGTGGATGGGGCGGTTATGAATACGAATTGATGGACCCTTCCGGATCCACTACGGGACCACAGGGAAACAATACTTTTTCAGGACTAAATGACACCTCAGGGAACTATACGGTTACAGTTAGGGATGCAGGAGGTTGTGAAGTTGCCCAAAATTTTGCATTTGCACCTGTTCCACCTCCAGTTTTGGAATTGATCGCCAATAATCTATGTTATGATAGTACTGTGGGACTGAGTTTAACCGCAAATGTTATATCTGGCGGTACGGCGCCTTTTCAATATCGATTGAACGGAGGGGCTTATCAATCGGGAAATAATTTTACAGGATTGGGGCCTGGCAGTTATACCGTTGAAGTCATAGATAGCAAAAGTTGTACCGATACGGCCAGTTTGGAAATATTTCCGACCTTGTCAGCGACTTCAAACCTTATCAAAGGTTTGGACTGTAGTGTTTCGCCCGATGCGGAAATCGAAATCACTATAGCGGATGGATCTCCCAATTACACCTATGAGGTTTATTTGGACGGAACCTTGGAACAAACAAGTACAACGGTACCCGGAATTCCTTTTTCTTATGCTGCACCTACAGCGGGCACCTATACGTTTAACATTACCGATGCCAGTGGATGTACTGTAAGCACCACAACAACTGTGGATCCATATTTACTTCCCAGTTTTTCGTTAATTCAGACTACCGAAATTCTATGTAATGGTGAAAATGGAGGTACTATTCAGGTAAATATTGATGGCACCACTGGACTACCGCCCTACACGATATCCGTAGTAAATATAACAACAGGAACTGTCTATGGCCAACAAACTTCTGGTTTACCTGCCGGTGAATATGAAGTAACCGTAACGGATTCAAAATCATGCTCGGATACGGAAACAATAATCATTGATGAGCCGGATCCCATAACCTATGATATAGTGGTAACACCCATTACCTGCGACCTGAGCAATGGTATGGATCCTGGTTCCATTAGTGTCACCAATATCAGTGGAGGGACTGAAGAATACACTTATTATCTTACTGGAAACAATGGTCATACCGATAGCTATACAACTACATTAGGGGGAGAGGACCATACCTTTACCATTCTGGAGTTCGGTATCTATGAGATAGACGTTGTAGACGCCAATGGTTGCTCTGTAAGGACAACCAATATAATAGCTTCCCCACCAGATGATTTGGATATTAATGTAAGTACTGCCACCGTAGATTGTAATTTGGGCGGTACGGCTATCATTACCGTAAATTCAGTCTTGGGGAGCGGCAATTATGAATTTGCCGTTCTTGAAACTTATACGGCGCCATATGTGGATGACCCGATTAATGATTATCAGTCTGCTGATACTCCGGGAGGGGATACGGCGACCTTTACGGGATTGCTCCCTGGTATAACCTATAGTTTTGTGGTACATGACTTGACCAGTAACTGTTATTATTTTGAAACGGCCGATCTACCCATTGATACACCCTCGAACCTAACGACCAACTTGGATGCCATTAATAACGTAACATGTACCGGAAATGCAGATGGAAATGTAAGCTTTACCATTGACGATTATGCACCTGATGCCACAAATGTCAATTATGAAGTATTTAATTTTCAGTCCAACAGCACAACAGGCATTATGGGTTCGGTAGTTGTAAATCCTCCCAGTGTAGGTACTGGCGTAAGTGTAACCGATGTGGGTCCTTTGGCCCCGGGCACCTACTATGTCCTATTTGAAGAGGTAGGAGGTAGCTATGACGGTTGCTCCGTGGGTTCTGAAATTTTTACAATTTCAGAATCTACAAATCCTTTACAGGTTACGGCTTCCTTGATAAAAAATGATAACTGTAACTTAAATGCCGGTCAAGTTGCGGCAATTGGTCAGTTTGGCACTGCTCCGTATGAATATCAGATTACCTTATCTACGGATACACCTCCGACAGTAGCGACATGGACAGGTAGTTCTACTAATGTTTTTAATGTGGAAGGAGGCAATTATATCGTTTATATTAAGGATGCCAATAACTGTATTCAACAGGATACCGTTGTAGTTCCATCGGATCCTTCCCCGGAAATAAGCCTTGCCGTAAACAATCAATGTTTGGGATCGGAAGGAAATTACGCAATAGACATAACACTTACAACTGCTGGCGTTGCGCCTTATACTGTGCGGGTAAATGGTAGTGCACCGAGGGTTGTTACAGGCCTGAACGCTGTAGGCAGCATGATAACCATTCCTGGTTTAAATTCGGGCAGTCATATTATTGAAATAGTGGATGGTAATGGCTGTAGTGATATACAGGGTATTGTGATCGCCCCGGAACTACAAGTAAGCGCTATGGTAATGGTACAACCCGGTTGTTCAGCTGACGATGGTGTTATAGAATTTACGGTCAACGGAGGATCGGGCTCGTATACTGCCGAGTTATTAGCTTCCGATCTATCACCATCGGGGATCACCCCAATTGGTAATCAGTTCACAGGAGTTCCTTTTGGGGATTATGTGGTACGGGTGACGGACAATACGTTAGGTACCCCGAATTGTTATATTGAGCTCCCTATTTCATTGGAGGAACCAACACCTATAACCTTGTTGGCCACAGCGTGGACCGATGTTAGTTGTTTCGGTGGTATGGATGGCAGTATCACGGTAAACCTTGAGCGTTCAAGTGTCGGGGTAAATGATAATCCGCCGTACTTATATGAAATAACCAACGGAATTTCCAGTTTTTCACAAAGTTCAGGTGTTTTCACCGGACTGGCAGCAGGGGTATGGGATATCACCGTAACCTCCAATCGGAATTGTATTGCCCTGGACCAAGTGACTATTGGAGAACCAATAGCCTTGGAAGCCAACATTACCAATGTGGTACCTTTTGCTTGTGACATGAACAGTGCAACGCAAGCCGCTGTAATAGAAGTAACCATTACTTCCGGCACTGGTACCCCAAATTATTTCTACAGTGTAAACGGAGGTAATTTCCTGCCCACCTTAGGGACCGTTTTTACCTATGAGGCATTAAATGCGGGCAATTATGATATCGTAATAAGGGATGCCAATGGCTGTCTTTTTGCCTTGCCTACACAGACCGTAGAACCCCTTAATACTTTTACCGCTAGCATTTCCCAAATCAGTGCGATCTCGTGTGCCGGTCCGGAGGAAATTGTAATTACCGTGGCCGATGACGGTAATCCGGCCAATTCCTATTCCTTTGAGCTGTTGCCGCTTGGAAACCCCAATGGGATACTGACCGGGACACCGACCAACACATCGGCCTCCTATAACCTTAATGCCGTTGGCAATTATACTTTTAGGATAACTGATTTAACCACTGGATGTTATATTGACACTGCCCCGTACGATATTGCCCCTTATGATCTAATGGATATATTGGCCACTGCCACATCGCCCGTTACTTGTTTAGGGGATGGCAACGGCACCATGGACTTCCAGATTACAGGATATTCCGGAGCTATCGATTATGAAGTTTTTACCCAGAATGGAGTAAGTGTACAAACAGGTTTGGGCAATTCGGCCTCAACTCCTTTAACTATTAATGGATTATCTGGCGGAAATTATTTTATAAGGGTAACCCAGACAGAATTCCCTTACTGTTCCGATGATTCCAATGTAATTGCAATTAGTTCGCCCAATATGCCTTTGACTGCCATCGTTGATCCGGTGGCGGAAGCGGAATGTACGGATAACATGGGTGAGATCTTAGTTGGCCCTAGTGGGGGTTATGCTCCTTATGATATCGTATTGACCAATGCCACGACAGGGCAAGTATACAATGCCGATGATGTGGGGGCAATGTTGTTCACAGAATTATCTGCCGGAAATTTTATTGTTCAGGTTACCGATAATTTTGGTTGTATTTATTTGGATGCCGAAGTGTTGTCTCCAGCAGTGCCAATTATTGCCAATGCAATTCCGTTAACAACCATGCTAAGTTGTTACAACGATAATAATGCTACGGTCACGGCCATAGTTACAAGTGGGGGAAGCGGTAATTACGAATATCGCTTAAATTACTATGATGATGCCGGTTCTTTATTGGATTTTACGTCTGGGGAGCAGACGTCCAATACCTTTACGGGATTGGGAGCCGGCATTTATAGTATAACGGTAACGGATGGATGGAACTGTGATGTTGAAACCAATCAAGTGACCATCACCCAGCCTCCAATGGTTTTTGCCTCATTAGTGAGGACAGATCCCTTGACCTGTGCCACAGGTGCCGAATTTGAACTCACTGCCATAGGTGGAAGCGGAACCTATGAATATAGTTCGGACAATATAACCTTTCTGCCAATGACGAGCAATCCAATGGGAATACCCGATTTAGGGGTTTTGGGCGCCGGAACCTATCAATATTATGTTCGGGATGCCATAAATGGTTGTGGGGCGATCGTTTCAAATGCAGTTACAGAAAACCCTATCGAACCCTTGACCCTGACCGTTAATAGAACGTCGGCTTATATCAATTGTACAGGAGAGGGCACTGCTGTAATCTATGCAGGGGCCACTGGTGGCCTTGGCAATTACCAATATGAACTTTACTTGAATAGTATTGAACCGGCCAATAGATTGGTAGGACCACAGGGTGCGGGGGTATTTAAGGATCTTGTGGCAGGCACGTATTGGGTCAATGTAACCAGTGAAGATTGTACGACCGCTCCGGAACAGGTCGTTATTGAAGAACCTTTACCTTTATCATATACCGACCAGGTAGTAGATGTAAACTGTTTCGGTGAAGAGAATGGCTCCATTACGGTAAACCTTGCAGGTGGCGCAGGTGGATATATCTATTCCATATCGCCCAATCTTGATAAATTCGATTCGATAAATACATTTACGGATTTGGCTCCGGGTGATTATGCCGTAATAGCACAAGATCAAAATGGATGCTTTGAGTATCTCGAATATACTATTACAGAACCTGCTGTGATAGAGGTAAGCGCAACTACCGCCCCGGAAACCTGTATAGGAAACGCAGATGGGACGATAAGTCTATCTATCAGTGGAGGTACTGCTCCTTATAGGACAGCCATAAACTCCAATGCAGATTCGGATTATATTTTGGGTAGAACGGACTTTTCAGATCTTTCGGCAGGTGATTATTTGATTTTTATAAAGGATGCACAAGATTGTGAAACTTTTATTGTTGCTACCATTGAACCTGGTGTCAACCTTAGTGCTACAGTGGAACCGATCTATGAATGTATTGGGAACACTCCAAATAATTACGTCAATATTATATTAGAGGACCAATCGGTACTGGCCGAGGTAATGTACGGCCTTGATACTACCGACCCTGAGGAAATGCAAATGGATCCAAATTTCAGGAATATCGCCACTGGGGACCATTACATTGCCATTGCACACGCAAACGGCTGTATAGAGACCGTTGGATTCTATATAGAAAACTATGAACCATTGACCCTTAGCTTGGAACAAAGTAACGTGAATGAAATAACAGCGGTCGCCCAGGGAGGGAGGTTGGAATATACCTTTTATCTAAATGGAATTGACATGGGCGGCAATAGCACCTACCGCATTCGTAGAACGGGCACTTATGAAGTAAGGGTCGTTGATGAAAATGGATGTGAGGCCATCGCCGATATATTTATGGAATTCGTGGATATTAAAATGCCCAATTTCTATACTCCCAACGGTGATGGTATGAACGATTTTTGGAAGCCTGGCAATGCAGAATATTTTCCCGATTTAACAGTGAAGATTTACGATCGTTACGGTAGGGTGGTGGCCAGATTATCCAATATTGACGGTTGGGATGGAACCTATGAGGGCAAGGAACTACCTACCGGGGATTATTGGTACGTGGTACAATTTAATGAGGAGGATTATAAAAGAGAATTTTTTGGACATTTTACCCTGTACCGATGA
- a CDS encoding leucine-rich repeat domain-containing protein yields the protein MDTVSIILVLFLKTVQVVFGGIHEPEKRSLLNLYTSTNGPDWSIPRDLIGPISTWYGVRVENNTLMTIKLFRNNLSRKLPNSIVELSNLRVQNLALNSIQGNISPSISKLRKLIVIALGKNQLSGSIPKNLGGIGRLVIMDLLYNKLSAMFPQGMRKLSHLKLLQFSYNELYDHLPVKLGDVKSLEQIDLAHNRFNGPVAESIGSPSNLKSMILDENDVSGDFPERVIFLPKLKISQLKNNDFVIPHLHEITTRKPKLLKTDFTNQEPSNKGKDYKNGHGP from the coding sequence ATGGATACAGTATCAATTATTCTCGTTTTATTTCTGAAAACGGTTCAAGTAGTTTTTGGAGGGATTCATGAGCCTGAAAAACGCTCACTTTTAAATTTATATACAAGTACGAATGGACCTGATTGGTCGATACCGCGGGATTTGATCGGCCCAATTTCCACATGGTACGGGGTCCGTGTGGAGAACAATACTCTTATGACCATTAAATTGTTCAGGAACAATCTATCCAGAAAACTTCCCAATTCAATTGTAGAACTGTCCAATTTAAGGGTGCAAAATTTAGCTTTGAATTCTATACAGGGCAATATTTCCCCAAGTATTTCTAAGTTAAGGAAACTAATTGTTATTGCTTTAGGAAAAAACCAACTTAGTGGAAGTATTCCCAAAAATCTGGGCGGAATTGGACGATTGGTGATCATGGATTTGTTATACAACAAATTGTCCGCTATGTTCCCTCAAGGTATGCGAAAATTGAGTCATTTAAAATTACTGCAGTTTTCTTATAACGAACTGTACGATCACCTTCCTGTGAAACTAGGAGATGTGAAGTCATTAGAGCAAATAGATCTTGCACACAATAGATTTAATGGTCCAGTTGCAGAAAGCATTGGGTCACCTTCCAATCTGAAATCTATGATCCTAGACGAGAACGATGTTTCTGGGGATTTCCCTGAAAGGGTAATATTCTTACCCAAACTGAAAATATCGCAACTAAAAAATAATGATTTTGTAATACCCCATTTACATGAAATAACAACCAGAAAGCCCAAATTGCTTAAGACTGATTTTACAAACCAAGAACCATCCAATAAAGGAAAGGATTACAAAAATGGTCACGGCCCATAG